In the genome of Sorangium aterium, one region contains:
- a CDS encoding formimidoylglutamate deiminase, which produces MRLTERAIELPALASAHSHAFQRGMRGEAQRPGPSGADDFWSWRSAMYALAESLTPESIHAISKVAYRELRAAGVRTVGEFHYVHHQPGGAPYADRTVLADAVIEAAREEGLRIALLRVVYARAGAGRAPEGAQRRFSDASLDAALADVEALRARYAGREDVRVGVAPHSVRAVPPAWLGEIARYAAERGLMVHMHVAEQPAEIEACLAETGRRPVELLAERGVLGERFVAVHATHLAPHEPALLGAARAFACLCPTTERDLGDGLPDVGALRAAGARLCVGIDSHVITDPFEDMRGVELGERLRTGRRVTLRGEGGATPAEALWEIGSQRGAEACGFADPGGSISVRRDAPALAMVREERLLDAVVYSGSPSMVEGSPAPSGPPAH; this is translated from the coding sequence ATGAGGCTGACCGAGCGAGCCATCGAGCTGCCGGCGCTCGCGAGCGCCCACTCCCACGCTTTCCAGCGCGGGATGCGCGGTGAGGCGCAGCGGCCGGGGCCGTCGGGGGCGGACGACTTCTGGTCGTGGCGGAGCGCCATGTACGCGCTCGCCGAGTCGCTCACGCCGGAGTCCATTCATGCGATCTCGAAGGTGGCCTATCGCGAGCTCCGCGCCGCGGGCGTGCGCACGGTGGGCGAGTTTCATTACGTGCACCACCAGCCGGGCGGCGCGCCCTACGCGGATCGCACGGTCCTCGCGGACGCGGTGATCGAGGCCGCGCGCGAGGAGGGCCTCCGGATCGCGCTCCTCCGGGTCGTTTACGCGCGCGCGGGCGCGGGCAGGGCGCCCGAGGGGGCGCAGCGGCGCTTCTCGGACGCCTCGCTCGATGCGGCGCTCGCGGACGTCGAGGCGCTCCGGGCGCGCTACGCGGGCCGCGAGGACGTGCGCGTCGGCGTGGCGCCCCACAGCGTGCGCGCCGTGCCCCCGGCGTGGCTCGGCGAGATCGCGCGCTACGCCGCGGAGCGCGGGCTCATGGTGCACATGCACGTGGCCGAGCAGCCGGCCGAGATCGAGGCGTGCCTCGCCGAGACGGGCCGGCGGCCGGTGGAGCTCCTCGCCGAGCGCGGGGTCCTCGGCGAGCGCTTCGTTGCGGTGCACGCGACGCACCTCGCGCCGCACGAGCCGGCGCTGCTCGGCGCGGCGCGGGCGTTCGCGTGCCTGTGCCCGACGACCGAGCGCGACCTCGGCGACGGATTGCCCGACGTCGGCGCGCTGCGCGCGGCGGGCGCCCGGCTGTGCGTCGGGATCGACAGCCACGTGATCACCGATCCATTCGAGGACATGCGCGGCGTCGAGCTGGGCGAGCGGCTGCGGACGGGCCGGCGTGTGACGCTGCGGGGCGAAGGCGGGGCGACGCCGGCCGAGGCGCTCTGGGAGATCGGCTCGCAGCGGGGGGCGGAGGCGTGCGGGTTCGCGGATCCCGGCGGCAGCATCTCGGTGCGCCGGGACGCGCCGGCGCTCGCGATGGTGCGGGAGGAGCGGCTGCTCGACGCGGTGGTGTACAGCGGGAGCCCTTCGATGGTGGAGGGGAGCCCCGCGCCCTCGGGCCCGCCTGCGCATTGA